The Mycolicibacterium mageritense genome contains a region encoding:
- the usfY gene encoding protein UsfY, which yields MGDTHQDPTDHSRTTQPHAGIAMKDNFIWPGLILLAVAICGLIGTAVAASYRHYEWLYATVLIAGLATSAGVLWLVVENRRVNRVDAQWDAAHLRVPPDRR from the coding sequence ATGGGCGATACGCACCAGGATCCGACCGATCATTCCAGAACCACGCAACCCCACGCCGGCATTGCGATGAAGGACAACTTCATCTGGCCCGGTTTGATTCTCCTGGCCGTCGCGATTTGCGGGCTGATCGGCACTGCGGTGGCCGCGTCGTATCGCCATTACGAATGGCTGTACGCCACGGTGCTGATCGCCGGCCTGGCCACGAGTGCCGGTGTGTTGTGGCTGGTGGTGGAGAATCGTCGCGTCAACCGCGTCGACGCACAGTGGGACGCCGCGCACCTG